The Vibrio splendidus genome has a window encoding:
- a CDS encoding methyl-accepting chemotaxis protein — MTVSSSSQSRETLLSENEQLVSTTDLKGVITYSNDAFCRIAEYSQQELLGQHHNIVRHNDMPKAAFADMWVNLKQGKAWRGIVKNKTQSGGYYWVDAYVTPIYDGGKVSGYQSVRVKPKNEWVQVADQAYQSLLKAEKSGRQWSLQISDSVRYAVLLGSLVAPLISNLIEVGQVSQWLLSLLPVSALALLFRQELIDTPLQLKKLQSKFDSVSRLVYSGNSQFSVADFHLKLLSARIRTVLGRMTDSAKPLQDLADNLNATSFEVSEALDQQTKDILQVREATEEVEVTANEVSSRTEEAHQIVDVTLQTCAGAKESINQTHRNLESLASQAEKATQTTYQLSDQAQSVSKIMEEIGGIAEQTNLLALNAAIEAARAGEQGRGFAVVADEVRALSGRTSKATVQIKESIDTMLATIEGWQKDILANREQTDACGDVAKVSAERLSEVETLMQSMNDLMQSVESSAHKQRQLSSDVNLHMQSIASTAEQNLVATHSVKDHSTELKEQVNEFYHLAKRFEEK; from the coding sequence ATGACTGTCAGCTCATCTTCTCAATCTCGTGAAACGCTTCTAAGCGAAAACGAACAACTTGTCTCGACTACCGACCTTAAAGGTGTGATTACTTACAGTAATGATGCTTTTTGTCGTATCGCAGAATACAGCCAACAAGAGTTGCTAGGGCAACACCACAATATCGTGAGGCATAACGATATGCCGAAAGCGGCTTTTGCCGATATGTGGGTTAACCTAAAACAAGGTAAAGCATGGCGCGGTATCGTAAAAAATAAAACCCAATCTGGTGGTTACTACTGGGTTGATGCTTACGTTACCCCTATTTATGATGGCGGGAAGGTGAGTGGCTACCAATCGGTTCGTGTTAAGCCTAAAAACGAATGGGTACAAGTCGCGGATCAGGCTTACCAAAGCTTATTGAAGGCTGAGAAGTCGGGTCGTCAATGGTCGTTGCAGATCAGTGACAGTGTTCGTTACGCAGTGTTACTCGGTTCTTTAGTAGCCCCTTTGATTTCAAACCTGATCGAAGTAGGGCAAGTATCGCAATGGTTGTTGAGCTTACTTCCTGTTTCCGCATTAGCATTGCTTTTCCGACAAGAGCTCATTGATACTCCATTGCAGTTAAAAAAGCTGCAATCTAAATTCGATAGTGTCAGTCGCCTTGTCTATTCAGGTAATAGTCAGTTCTCTGTTGCCGACTTTCACTTAAAACTATTGTCTGCAAGAATCCGCACGGTACTAGGTCGCATGACAGACTCAGCCAAGCCACTACAGGATTTGGCTGACAACCTGAATGCCACGTCATTTGAAGTATCTGAAGCCTTAGACCAACAAACAAAAGACATTCTTCAAGTACGAGAGGCGACTGAAGAGGTTGAAGTCACCGCGAACGAGGTCTCTTCTCGTACAGAAGAAGCGCACCAGATTGTTGATGTGACTTTACAAACCTGTGCTGGTGCTAAAGAGAGCATTAATCAAACCCATCGAAATTTAGAAAGCTTAGCTTCACAGGCTGAAAAGGCGACTCAAACAACTTACCAATTGAGCGATCAAGCGCAGAGCGTAAGCAAGATAATGGAAGAGATTGGTGGAATCGCCGAACAAACCAACTTGTTGGCACTAAACGCAGCAATTGAAGCGGCTAGAGCGGGCGAGCAAGGACGAGGCTTTGCCGTTGTTGCAGACGAAGTACGTGCGCTATCGGGTCGTACGTCAAAGGCGACGGTTCAGATCAAAGAGAGTATCGACACCATGCTAGCGACGATTGAAGGCTGGCAAAAGGATATTCTGGCGAACCGAGAGCAAACGGATGCGTGTGGCGATGTTGCGAAAGTGAGTGCAGAGCGCTTGTCTGAAGTCGAAACTTTAATGCAATCGATGAACGATTTAATGCAGTCGGTTGAAAGCTCCGCGCATAAACAGCGTCAGCTATCGAGTGATGTAAACCTGCATATGCAGTCTATCGCGTCTACTG
- a CDS encoding Lrp/AsnC family transcriptional regulator produces MEIDRIDRNILVELQKNNRIPNLTLAEMVGLSPPACLKRVKRLREEGVIVSDVSIINPELTGSKMTLVVSVEMERDRGDIYQIFRHSISKASEVTQCYQISGSFDFMLIVTVKDIQAYEDFVERVLRKDLNIRKFHTSVSMRTVKFTTAVNLDES; encoded by the coding sequence ATGGAAATTGATCGTATAGATAGAAATATTCTCGTTGAACTGCAGAAGAACAACCGAATCCCAAACCTCACATTGGCTGAGATGGTTGGGTTATCGCCTCCGGCTTGCTTAAAGCGAGTGAAACGATTGAGAGAGGAAGGTGTGATTGTGAGTGATGTGTCTATTATCAACCCAGAACTTACAGGCAGTAAGATGACTTTAGTTGTGTCCGTAGAAATGGAACGAGACCGAGGGGATATTTACCAAATCTTTCGCCATTCTATTTCTAAGGCGTCAGAGGTCACGCAGTGCTATCAGATATCGGGCAGTTTTGACTTTATGTTGATTGTGACGGTCAAAGACATTCAAGCCTACGAAGATTTTGTTGAACGAGTACTGCGCAAAGATTTAAACATTCGCAAGTTCCATACCTCTGTTTCAATGAGAACTGTGAAATTTACCACTGCAGTTAACTTAGATGAGTCATGA
- a CDS encoding immune inhibitor A domain-containing protein has translation MKMMRKTLLASAMLTLFSVSSYAKTPIDLGVVNEDKLIEMLVRQGLVDQDATDVAKHDALDRYLKNKINSGFKGDAQFGKKALEQRAKILKAIEKGSGVKKASVFALEIGTKRTDKVLALLVDFPDLNWDNNKLTEEHTQMLYESYNPEHYQELLFSNSGYTGPNGENLISMRQYYQSESGDSYSVAGQAAGWYRASKPASFYGGNSPTTDNDLNAQELVREALNQLAQDPSINLADYDIEDRYDYDGDGNFREPDGVIDHLMVFHASVGEEAGGGVLGPDAIWSHRFNLGRTHVLEGTSSSLPDRFGGQYAAFDYTIQPIDAAAGVCAHEYGHDLGLPDEYDTQYTGKGEPVSYWSIMSSGSWAGKIGGTQPTAFSSWAKHFLQKSIGGRWVNDDQISIDDLEDNPQVYTLFQTTDNSRPNMIKVDLPEKQIESLKPFEGEYSFHSQKGDDLKNSMTRKLVIPAGDSALLSFKAWYEIEKDYDFARVLINGQAIAGNITSMDDPYNTGLVPAIGGESGGWIDAEFDVSQWAGQEVELSFEYITDGGLAMEGFYLDNLSVVVDGEVTSIDDGESNSTFALNGYKLSNGFHQAQHYYLLQWRSHMDVDEGLANIKRMGQLISFDPGLIIWYVDESLTDNWVGKHPGEGWLGVVDADQNAMTWEKSGEVAQTRYQVRDAAFSLKDHTPMRLVNSDDDVLEDTSLVGNASFSDDQDYTSPQAPDSGRILTEFGLAVDIVNQSDNNEYGVVRLSKVSQHNVAPTANFELNVAGLNVSARNFSSDQDGEIVSYLWDFGNGTTSNEVAPTWSYEQAGEYTVNLTVVDDKGATDSFSSVVSVESPNALPEASAKYIHLGRWVTMWSTSSDSDGRIVDTEWTLPNGKVKRGRTFTSIFPSYGEHEVTLKIIDDQGGITTKTILVDL, from the coding sequence ATGAAAATGATGAGAAAAACATTGTTGGCTTCAGCAATGCTTACTCTATTTAGCGTCAGTAGTTATGCAAAAACACCTATTGATTTAGGCGTTGTTAATGAAGACAAACTTATTGAAATGCTAGTTAGACAAGGCTTAGTCGACCAAGATGCAACCGATGTGGCAAAGCACGACGCACTTGACCGTTACTTAAAAAATAAGATCAATTCCGGTTTTAAAGGCGACGCTCAATTCGGTAAAAAAGCACTTGAGCAACGAGCGAAAATACTCAAAGCCATCGAAAAAGGATCCGGTGTTAAAAAAGCGAGTGTCTTTGCTTTAGAAATCGGCACCAAGCGTACCGATAAAGTACTCGCTCTGTTGGTCGATTTCCCTGATTTGAACTGGGATAATAACAAGCTGACCGAAGAGCACACGCAAATGCTCTACGAGAGCTACAACCCTGAACATTATCAAGAGTTGTTGTTTTCAAATTCTGGCTACACAGGGCCAAATGGCGAAAACCTAATCTCGATGCGTCAGTATTACCAAAGCGAATCAGGTGATAGTTACAGCGTTGCAGGTCAAGCTGCGGGTTGGTATCGCGCCTCTAAGCCTGCGTCATTCTATGGTGGCAACTCCCCTACCACCGACAACGACTTAAACGCACAAGAACTGGTTCGTGAAGCGCTGAATCAACTGGCGCAAGACCCAAGTATCAACCTTGCCGATTACGACATTGAAGATCGTTACGATTACGACGGTGACGGAAACTTCCGCGAACCCGATGGTGTGATTGATCATCTAATGGTGTTCCACGCATCTGTGGGCGAAGAAGCCGGTGGTGGCGTATTAGGCCCTGATGCAATCTGGTCTCACCGATTCAACCTTGGCCGCACACATGTGCTTGAAGGTACCTCTAGCTCTCTTCCTGACCGCTTTGGTGGCCAATACGCAGCATTTGATTACACCATTCAACCGATTGACGCGGCAGCGGGTGTCTGTGCTCACGAGTATGGCCATGATTTAGGCTTACCAGACGAGTACGATACGCAATACACAGGCAAGGGTGAACCAGTATCTTACTGGTCAATCATGTCTTCAGGCAGCTGGGCTGGCAAAATTGGTGGCACACAACCAACGGCATTCAGCTCTTGGGCAAAGCACTTCCTACAAAAATCGATTGGTGGTCGCTGGGTTAACGATGATCAAATCTCGATTGATGACCTAGAAGACAACCCACAAGTTTATACACTGTTCCAAACAACGGATAACAGCCGTCCGAACATGATTAAGGTCGATCTTCCTGAAAAGCAAATTGAAAGTCTGAAACCCTTTGAGGGAGAGTATTCATTCCACTCTCAAAAAGGCGATGATCTGAAAAATAGCATGACTCGCAAGTTGGTGATTCCAGCGGGTGATTCTGCATTGCTTTCGTTCAAAGCGTGGTATGAAATAGAGAAAGACTACGACTTCGCTCGCGTACTAATCAACGGACAAGCAATAGCTGGCAACATCACCTCAATGGATGACCCATACAATACAGGCCTCGTTCCTGCTATTGGCGGCGAATCTGGCGGGTGGATTGACGCTGAGTTTGACGTATCACAATGGGCAGGCCAAGAAGTAGAGCTTTCGTTTGAGTACATCACCGATGGTGGCTTGGCGATGGAAGGCTTCTATCTGGATAACCTCAGTGTGGTCGTGGATGGTGAAGTAACCTCAATAGACGATGGAGAAAGCAACTCCACCTTCGCCCTAAATGGCTACAAGCTAAGTAATGGATTCCACCAAGCGCAACACTACTACCTACTGCAATGGCGTAGCCACATGGACGTTGATGAAGGCCTAGCCAACATCAAACGCATGGGCCAACTCATCTCATTCGATCCAGGTTTGATCATTTGGTACGTAGACGAGTCGCTGACTGATAACTGGGTAGGCAAACACCCAGGTGAAGGTTGGTTAGGCGTGGTCGATGCAGACCAGAATGCCATGACTTGGGAAAAATCCGGTGAAGTCGCTCAAACTCGTTATCAAGTTCGTGATGCTGCGTTTTCACTCAAAGATCATACCCCAATGCGTCTTGTGAACAGCGACGATGATGTACTTGAAGATACCAGTTTGGTTGGCAATGCTAGCTTTTCTGACGACCAAGATTACACGTCTCCACAAGCGCCTGATTCAGGACGTATCCTAACGGAGTTTGGCTTAGCCGTTGATATTGTGAATCAGAGTGACAACAACGAATACGGTGTGGTTCGCTTATCGAAAGTAAGCCAACACAACGTCGCTCCTACTGCTAACTTCGAGCTTAATGTTGCTGGTCTGAACGTTTCTGCACGTAACTTCAGTTCTGATCAAGACGGTGAGATCGTCAGTTATCTATGGGACTTTGGCAACGGCACAACAAGTAACGAAGTGGCACCAACTTGGTCTTACGAGCAAGCCGGTGAGTACACGGTGAACTTGACTGTTGTTGACGACAAAGGCGCTACCGATTCATTTAGTTCCGTAGTGAGTGTTGAGTCTCCAAACGCCCTTCCAGAAGCGAGCGCGAAGTACATTCACTTGGGTCGCTGGGTAACCATGTGGTCTACGAGTTCAGACAGCGATGGTCGTATTGTTGATACCGAGTGGACACTTCCAAACGGAAAGGTGAAACGAGGTCGCACATTCACTTCAATCTTCCCTTCATACGGAGAGCACGAGGTGACACTGAAGATAATCGATGACCAAGGTGGGATTACGACTAAGACAATTTTAGTCGACCTGTAG
- a CDS encoding MFS transporter — MNRNVWLLSLCQALLMTGNILLISVIGLIGKQIAPSVSMITLPVALQFLGLMAATIPASLISGKLGRKRGFSIGNVVGITGASLATYALSQQNFYLFCFATFLLGIGIGFGTLYRFAAIEVCDENARHRAISISMAGGVLAAVLGPNLAIMSQQWSADGLYIGAFASLIGLNILALLILQTIQFPKVSFNSQAPKADPLGVIVKAPNFIGAVFAAMVAYAVMNILMTATPLAMIGCGFDFTKAAGVIEWHVLGMFVPAFFTGSLIERFGSRMMILAGGILFVVCIAINIHGESIWHFRAALVVLGVGWNFMFIAATGLFSQSYQSQNKAKAQAFNEFIVFGCVTITAMLSGWLESTAGWQNLNIYVLPFVLAVILLFAFSARKSRIQKQPV, encoded by the coding sequence ATGAATAGAAATGTTTGGCTGCTCTCACTGTGTCAGGCCTTGTTGATGACGGGTAACATATTACTGATCTCTGTGATTGGCTTGATCGGCAAGCAGATTGCGCCCAGTGTGAGCATGATTACCTTGCCGGTTGCACTGCAGTTTTTGGGTTTAATGGCAGCCACTATTCCTGCGTCTCTAATTTCAGGTAAGTTAGGGAGAAAGCGAGGATTTAGCATTGGTAATGTGGTTGGCATTACAGGGGCTAGCCTTGCCACTTACGCACTGTCTCAGCAAAATTTCTATCTGTTTTGTTTCGCCACGTTCTTACTTGGGATAGGCATAGGTTTTGGCACGCTTTATCGCTTTGCTGCAATCGAGGTGTGTGATGAAAATGCCCGTCATCGAGCGATATCTATATCGATGGCTGGTGGCGTTTTAGCAGCAGTATTGGGGCCAAACTTGGCGATTATGTCTCAACAATGGTCAGCAGATGGCTTGTACATTGGTGCTTTTGCTTCTTTGATTGGATTGAACATTCTTGCGTTACTCATCTTACAAACCATTCAGTTTCCTAAAGTCTCTTTTAATAGTCAGGCTCCCAAAGCCGATCCTTTAGGTGTGATCGTTAAAGCACCGAACTTTATTGGTGCGGTCTTTGCAGCCATGGTTGCTTACGCTGTAATGAACATTTTGATGACTGCAACGCCATTGGCAATGATTGGCTGTGGTTTTGACTTTACGAAAGCTGCTGGCGTGATTGAGTGGCACGTGTTGGGCATGTTTGTACCTGCATTTTTTACCGGATCACTTATCGAGAGGTTTGGCTCAAGAATGATGATCTTGGCAGGCGGGATTCTGTTCGTCGTCTGTATCGCGATTAACATTCATGGCGAATCTATTTGGCACTTCAGAGCGGCCTTGGTTGTGCTTGGTGTGGGTTGGAACTTCATGTTTATCGCGGCAACAGGTTTGTTTAGTCAGTCCTACCAATCGCAGAATAAAGCTAAGGCACAAGCGTTTAATGAATTTATTGTCTTTGGCTGTGTGACTATTACAGCGATGCTCTCTGGCTGGCTAGAATCGACAGCAGGGTGGCAGAACCTCAATATCTACGTATTACCATTCGTGTTAGCTGTTATCTTGCTGTTCGCATTTAGTGCTCGTAAATCACGCATTCAAAAGCAGCCTGTGTAA
- a CDS encoding LysR family transcriptional regulator: MINPLWLNTFKTLVEVGHFTQTAEKLYMTQPGVSQHIKKLEQACNCDLLSRENKSFELTEQGRIMYRYALKLEKDQEDLFESLSFDNPYAGQCHLSCSGSLSLRLYPKLLELQQQHQDLSINLEAAPNKKILNDLIQGTTDIGIVRHSPNDSYYQSQVIGKEALCLIVHSSLAHLEITPQVLHDIGLIAHPDSAHYLSLYFDLCGDKDLANINVNEIPRSGYINQLHQILLPVSKGLGFTVLPAGAVEHFPERDKLHVVPPKVEVEEILYLVQKRNRKLPHRYDTVIDLIKQNVSG; this comes from the coding sequence ATGATCAATCCACTTTGGCTCAATACATTTAAGACTCTGGTTGAAGTTGGACATTTCACCCAAACGGCTGAAAAGTTGTACATGACACAACCAGGGGTCAGCCAGCACATCAAGAAGCTTGAACAAGCTTGCAATTGTGACCTGTTATCGAGAGAAAATAAAAGCTTCGAGCTGACCGAACAGGGTCGGATTATGTATCGCTATGCGCTCAAGCTAGAAAAAGACCAAGAAGATTTATTCGAATCTCTGAGTTTTGACAATCCTTATGCTGGGCAATGTCATCTATCCTGTTCGGGTTCACTCTCTTTACGTCTGTATCCCAAGCTTCTTGAACTTCAGCAGCAACACCAAGATCTGAGCATTAACTTAGAAGCAGCTCCAAACAAAAAGATATTGAACGACCTGATCCAAGGCACCACCGATATCGGCATTGTTAGGCACTCCCCAAACGACAGTTACTATCAGAGCCAAGTCATTGGTAAAGAAGCACTCTGCCTCATCGTTCACAGCAGTCTGGCTCACTTAGAGATAACACCACAAGTACTGCACGACATTGGCCTTATTGCGCATCCAGATTCTGCTCACTACCTGTCTTTGTATTTCGACCTATGTGGAGACAAGGATCTCGCGAACATCAACGTTAATGAAATACCAAGATCTGGCTACATCAATCAGCTTCACCAGATCTTGCTGCCAGTATCGAAAGGGTTAGGCTTTACCGTCTTACCGGCTGGCGCCGTTGAGCACTTCCCAGAAAGAGACAAGTTGCACGTTGTGCCACCCAAAGTAGAGGTTGAGGAAATACTGTATCTGGTTCAAAAACGAAACAGAAAACTGCCGCACCGATACGATACAGTTATCGATCTGATCAAACAAAATGTGAGTGGTTAG